The genomic window gaagattatttttttaaaagctctttgtaTTCCACTGGAGGGCAAGCCCTCATGTACCTAAACTCAgctgcttcctttttctccccactccgctttgttttttcttttttcttttttctctgttttaaataACATGGGCATGAATATCATGTTTGAGACGATTTTCTTAGAACATATTCCGAAAAGTAGAAAAGCTGCGTCGGGGGATGGATGTTTTATGGCTCTTGATAAGTATTGCCAACTTGCTTTCCCAAAGGACTGGACCAGTTTGCAATGCCACCAGCCACGTATGACAGTACCGGTCTCACCATGCCCACGgcaacactgggtattatatgctttttatatatatatatatatatacacatgattTACTAACTTGGTTGGCAAAAAGCTACATCATTAATGTTTTAGTTTACATTTATTGGAGTGCTAGTTCAGTCGAACGTTTTTTATTTGTCTGTTAaacattcatatttctttttgtgacttgtccatgtcctttgtccatttttcttttagagCTTTGAGATCTCTTGatcttactatttttaatagcCGGTTGGCATTCTCTCTGcacatatgtgtacatgtatttgttttgttttaagttaatGTTACTTGAACACTTACTGGATCCCAGGCACACTTGTATATCTCATTGAGTCCTCATAAAACAGTGAGTCAAGTGCTATAATtatcccattgtacagatgagggaactggggCTAAGAAGGGGGAATTGATTTGCTCAGGGTCGCAGAGCTTGGGCTATAGGGCTGGAACTAGATATGAGAACACATTTGACCCATGTCCTCAATCCCTATGGTTCCCGTCCCAGTGTTGGAGCAAGGATTTGGATTGTCTCTTATGGTTCAAACACTTCCTGAGCACTAGGCCTCTGAGTTAGATGAGGCACCTGCCCTTATAGGGAGCTCCCAGGGTGGTTGGGTTGTGGGCAGTGGGAAGCAGACAGGAAATTGTGTAGTTGGTCCTAGAACAGGGAAGCTAGTGCCTCTGGGGACACAGAGTGGTTCTGAGAAGGCCTCTCAGAAGATAAACACCTAAAGGGAGATCTGAAGGATGACCAGGAAGTAGTGGGGGCAGAATagcccaggcagaaggaacagcatctgcaaaggcccagaggcggGAAGAAACCAGGCTTGTTAAGGGATGCACAGAAGCATGGCTGGAGTCTAGTGGGTGCATGTGTGGGGAGAATGGCAAGAAAGGAGgtctgggaggagggcagggccgGACCCCCGCAAGGTGAGGGACGAGCTCcttcccaagcagcagggagctaTGGAAGGATTTAGGCAGGTGGAGAGGAGTGAAGGCAGAATAAGCAGAGACCCTGGGCAAGCTACACCTCCACTTTGTGTCTATTTTGTCATTGGTAGAGATCACAGTACCTACCCTGATGGTGGCTGAGCCGAGTGACGGAGGCCGTGCACGCAAAGTGCTTAGCAACTGCCTGGTTCCCAGTAGACCtttgatggggtgggggggatagggcagtgtcttttttttttttttttttaagattttatttattcatctgagacacagatacagagagagagagagagggagagcttgagcagggagagaggcagagggagagggagaagcaggttcctcgctgagccaggagcccgatgtggggctcgatcccaggaccctgggatcatgacctgagccaaaggcagacgcttaaccatctgagccacccaggcgccccagggcagtGTCTTAATATTCCAGGGACCAGTCAGTCAACTTGCTGGCTCTTCCTATGGGTACTGTGCTGGGTCTTTCACACACCTTAAGGTGTGCCCCAAAGCGTGCCAGAGGGTGAGTGGGGTTGCACAAGCTGCTGATCAGGgtgtccctctcctcctcagcAGAATACCAGCCCTAAAGCACCCTCACTACGAATGCCCAAGGTGGGAGTGGGCCTTTGGctctcatctctctcctctggctgctgtgtgggaAGCTTCCCTGTCAAAGTCATCTGTGTTGTTTCCGTGATGCTCTGGGGGGCTGAACACCTGACTCTGGCCTCTACCATCCAACCACATTGTaacctctcttctcccttcttcctgcccgCAGGGAACCTCCGTGGCTACAACCTGGCAGCCCCGAACCTGACGGCCCCCAGCCTCACACCCCCCCAGCTGGCCACCCCAAATCTACAGCAGTTCTTCCCCCAGGCCACTCGGCAGTCCTTGCTGGGTCCCCCTCCTGTCGGGGTCCCCATGAATCCCTCCCAGATCAACCTTTCAGGGCGGACTCCGCAGAAACAGGCCcgcaccccctcctccaccccaccccagcgcAAGGTGAGTGGTGGCTAGGGGGGccgtgggtggggaggggagtcgGAAGGTCATACCTGGCTATCAGCCCAGCTCCACCCACGTGGCTCACGCCGGGCCTTCGGGCAGGTCACGTCCCTTtttgtcctcagtttccccatctgtaaaaagagGGGGGTAAGTGGGCCTTGTCTAGGGTTTCCCAAATTTCAGATATTCATGAATGTCCGATGCAACTTTTTCCACATCCCAACGCTACCAGTAATCTTACTGACCGAATGTTTCTCTTTGCAAACACATGGAGATACAGATGACACCGAGCATTGTCATAGTTTGAGGTGTCCTGCAGGCAGGCTCTTGGGGCTAACTGGAATGCCCAGGACCAGCTGGAGCCGtgcatttatttagcaaacatcTCTGAGTCTTGTAGGGGCCTCTGTGGTGCAGATGGTACATCTGCCTGACCCTCCTGGAGGTCTtaggctggggaggagggtggtagCAGTAGTGAGACATTCATGCAAATAATGTTCCCACCAATTAATTAAGACTGTGGAAAATGCCACAGAAAGGAAGCCCAAGCTCCTCTGGGAACCCATATTAAGGGTCTACTCTGGGgtcaggagggcttcctggaagaagtgccTGTGAGGCTCTGGGTGAAGGCCTGGGGCAGGACAAGGCCTAGGACTTTGGGGAACCAGAGAGAAGGCCAGTGTGGGcatagagagggggagggggggaagctgGCTGGAGATGGCATGGGGGCAGAGGTCAGATGGGGTGGTGGTTTTGGGCTTGGGTAAGGAAGGAGTACTCTAGAGTCAGAGGAATACAGCAGGATTTCTGACTGAAAGAGGCAAAAGACATGGTCAGGTTTGCATTTTAGAAGGATCCTGCTGGCTGCTTCGTGGAGAAGGTGCTTGGGGAGTCAGGAGGGCCCCTCTGTATCCCCCAAATCTGGGTTAACAGCCAGGCAGCTAGATGGACCCTCCTAGACACGATTCCTGGGGTGCTTAGGATCATCTGTGGGAAGCTCTGGGCCAGGCCTCACCAGAGGTCCCCGGATCCCTGGGCGCCTTCATCCCCTAGGGGCCCGTCACAGCTGCTCTTGGGCCAGGGTGTACTTACACGGGTGGGCGGCAGATGTCAGAACCAGTTTCTGAAAGGAAGCAGGATTCTTCTTCTCAGACGATACCTGTGGAAGACAAGTCAGACCCCCCAGAGGGGTCTGAGGAAGCTGTCGAGTCCCGAACAAACACACCAGAAGGTAAGAGAGGGAGGCTGCTGGCCCTTTGGAAGGGGCCATGGGTTGGGGCAGGTGGGTGCAGGGTCAGTGATGGAGGCAGACCTGGGGGGCAGGGCTCTTGGTGCAGGGGGAGTCCAGACCCTGTCTCTCGGAGCTAGCTTGTGCTCTATACGGCATCGGCTTGGCAGTCACTCATCTGTCCTCTGTTCCAGACCAAGATTCCCCACCCTGCCCGGATGACATCACTAAGGAGAAACGCACTCTAGCCCCTTTGCCTGAGTCTTGTGAGGCATCTGAGCCACCAGCTAAGAGGTCAAAGAGGTAACGGATGCTGAAAACCCGCTGGGGCCCAGGGGCCCTGTACCCTCATTCTTGcgaaggctgggggtgggtgtaGGTGGGGGGGTCAGGACCCTTCAGGGagctggaagaaggaaagggCCTTGGCGTCTGGCTTGCAGGAAGGTCAAACCCAAATCTGCATCTTACTTGGGAGGGCGCCCAGTTAGAGAGTCTCCGGTGTCTTCcctgggactgagccacccagaggcagCCTGGGTGGCCAGGTTGGAGAGGTGAACATGTGCATCTGGGACCTCAGAGTGGGCAGAGGGTGGGCGGCTTTAGAGGGCCTTGGATACATATTAGCAGATTGTGGGAGGTGGGGCTCAGTGATCCTCCCAATTTATTTAGGCGCGGCTGGGGCCCGCAGAGCGGCAGGCCCTTCCGCAAATGCCCAGCTTGTACGTGCTAGAACTAGGACTGAACGTGGATCTTGGTCTTTTTGAGGAGCCCCTGGGGTCAACTGGGAGACACAGGAAGCTATCTCTTGATCCTCCCTAGCTCAGAGTTGCCCACAGAGAGGGGGCCCCCCGGGCAGCTGCAGGCGAAGGTCCAGCCTCGGGCCCGCACCACGGCCCCGAAGCAGACACAGACACCCGAGCTGCTGCCTGAGCCGCCGGAAGCCCGAGTGCTGCCACCGTTGCAGCCCCGGGTTCTGCAGATCCAGGCCCCGGTGCAGGCGCAGGCGCAGGCGCAGCCACTGACGCCCCCCGCGGACGCCCCGGTGCAGCGCAGGCTGCAGAAGCAGGCGCAGACACAGACCTCCCCGGACCACGTGGGGCCGCAGCCGCTGCGGAAGGAGGCGGAGCTGCAGAGACAGGTGCCGCCGAAGGCACGTCCGCAGCCCCCGCCGCTGCCACAGCCGCTTCTGCCGCCGCCACAGCCGCAGAAGCAGGCACAGACGCAGACGTGTCCTCAGGCCCAGTCCCCGGAGCAGCCCCCGAGGCAACCTCCAGGGCCGTCGCCAGGCCAGCCGCCTGACCAGACTGAGGGACAGCCTCAGCCCCCGCCACGGGTGTCGGTGCCGGCCCTAGAGCCAGCGTCGGTTCCGGATCATTGCGTGGTGCTCGAGACACCGCCTGATAAGGGAGATAGTGGAGCCGGTAAGTGAGCACTGGTTCCCAGTTGCTCCATGATGGGACAGCCCTGCCCGGGCCCTTGGCTCCTTCCCTGGCGCCCTGTGGTCCTGATCAGGGCTCGGGGTTGTCCCCACCAGAGGCTTCAGGGTCCTGGCTGTGGATAGAGAAGGGGCTGTCAGGCCCAGGTCCCTTGGGGCCCGGTGGGAGATGGACCCATCTATTGTTTCAGACCTGGAGGAGGCCTCTCCAGAGCCAGGTGGCGCCCAGGTCAGCGTGGAGAGCCAGGAGGACTTGACCAGTGGCCTGGATGTGGGAGAATGTGAAAAACGAGCAAGAGAGATGCTAGGGGTGGGTCAACGTGCTACTGGGGCTGCTCGGGTACCGCGGGCCCAGCGCGGGAGGGCCTGCGCGCCCCCACTCCTCCGGGCCCCTCACGTTTCCCCACCACCCCTGGCCTGTGGGCGGAGCAGACTGGGCTTGACTGTTTCACGTGCCTTTGCTCTGAAGAACTGGAGGTACTTTTGGCGACAAGTCCCTTCCAGCCTGCCCATCCCCAAACTAGAGCCCTTGGTCCCCTCACAGGGGGAGCTTTGCTCTAGCGGGGAGAGCACAGAGCGAAAGCCTCTGCATGCGGTTCGGGTTCCTGCTCCGCCTCATAGGGGGACTGCAACCAAAACCGCTCTGTCTTTGTGCCTCCGTTTCTCCATCTCTCACAggagggtggggcggggtggaCTTCACAGTTGGGTGGGCTTAGGTTTGAGTCCCGGCTGTCGTCCGCCCCAGCTCTGTGAGCCTGGGCAGTCACCTACCAGCTCAGCACctccgtttccccatctgtgaaggGGGCTGTCAGGAGGGTCCGGGGAGATGCCACTCACGGGCGTTTGGCCCAGGGGCGGGCCCACCACAGGTGCCCCGCGGGTGGTagctctgcccctgctcccggTGCAGGTGTGGGGTGCCGGGGGCTCCCTGAAGGTCACCATCCTGCAGAGCAGTGACAGCCGGGCCTTCAGCACCGTCCCCGTCACCCCCATGCCCCGCGCTGGCGACTCTGCGTCTGCCGCCCTGGCCGCCGCCAGCACACCCTCTAAGCAGACCCTCCAGTTCTTCTGCTACCTTTGTAAGGCCAACTGTAGCAGCCAGCAGGTACTgtgggccggggccggggggtTCTGCTGGGCAGAGTGGGGGTGTCTGTAGGGCGTGCCCGAGTGGCCCCGTGGGCCCCGTGAGCGCCGTCCACGCCGTCCACGGCAGCTGTGCATCTGCTCTGGAAACATTTCCTGACCAGCCAAGAAGTTAGTATCCGCGCGTGCAGCAGGCCAGGTCTGAATCAGCCCTGACTAGCTGCATAGACGTCAGAAGGCGAACTCCCCTCCTTATGCCTCTGTTTGCTCGTGCTTCAGATGAAGAAGCATTTAGAACCCAccttgctgggcgcctgggtggctcagttggttaagcgactgccttcggctcaggtcgtgatcctggagtcccgggatcgagtcccgcatcgggctccctgctcagcggggcgtctgcttctccctctgaccctcttccctctcatgctctctctctctcattctctctctctcaaataaaatcttcaaaaaaacaaacaagaacccacCTTGCTGGGAGGCTCCGAGGATTCAATGACTTGACATTGAAATCACGAACCCCCGGCCCAGCCCAGAGCGAGCGTGGTGCCTTAACAAGAGCATTCTGCTCGTATTGTTATGACCATTTGCCGTTGCAGCCTGTGTCATCCTGAGCAGAGCAGTGGGGTCTGGAGGTCAGTCGGACTGCTCCTTGTCTGCGAGGGGCTCACACGGTGTCCAGGAGAAACAGCAGGAGCTCTGGCTGCTGTGTGCTCACTCGGGGCCTCAGGTCGCCATCCTCCTCTGGCCcccacagggctgttgtgagacAGATGGCCTCGGCGGCGGCGACACAGTGGCCATGAAGCTGAGGCCACAGGCTGCCTGCCCGGGCCCCACCCTCGCTCGTCGCTCCAGGGCTCACTCTTCATCCCACTGCAGGAGTTCCAGAACCACATGTCAGGGGCCCAGCACCAGCAGCGGCTCGGGGAGATCCAGCACATGAGCCAGGCCTGCCTCCTGTCCCTGCTGCCCGTGCCCCGGGATGTGCTAGAGAGAGAGGACGAGTGAGTGGGGGGTCTCGGAGGCTCCGTGCTGGGGGGTAGACGGTCTTGCAGGCCAGGCAAGGCCGAGAGGGGCCCTGAGTCCACCACCTGCAAGGTCTGCCTTTGGGTTACATATTGGTCGCCGCCGGAGGCCTCGTCACACTGTTAACTGTGGacctgtgggcctcagttttcctcatctgtgagatggcCTGGTAAAGGGTGCAGTGCAAGAGTTCATGAACTAGATAGTCTCTTAAGGTGCCATCTAGGCACTTCCCACATGGGAAGGAAGCGGGTGGTGGCACAGACGCCTGCTTCCCTGGCATATGTGCTGACCCCACCCGGGGATCAGTCATCTTGTGGCTTGAAGTTACAGCTACCCTGCCTGTCCCCCTTTCATTGTCATGGGCGCGTCATTGATCCAAAATGTGAGCCCTCCTGGAGTCCAGGACTAGCTCTTGGGCTGAGGAGGCCTGGTGGACACTGGAAGACCTTTCACCATCCTGTGGGCAGTCACAGAGGCCtacagggaggagagaagcaggtcAGCACTGCCTCGGGCCAGGCTGGGGGACCTGGGCTCTGTCTCACAGGACAGCTGCTCCTCCGCTCCAGGTCTCCTGATTGTTCTGGAGCATCGAGAAACCCAGCTTTGTATGGGAAATCTCCCAATTTCAGAATGTTAGCAGCTAGTTCAGAATCAAAATGAAAGAAGCCTAGGGAGCCCGAATCCAACCCCATCACACACCCAGTGGTTGGGGACTCTGCCAGGAGCGCTCACAGAGGGTCACAGCTTGGAGCTTGCTGCTTGCATGCCCTGAGTGACGGAGTGCTCTCTCCAGAGGCAGCGGCGCCTCTGTTAGGTGGTTCTCACTTTGAGAAGAACTTCCTGACGTGGTCATGTAGCATGTTCTCGAGCCTTAAACCTCCCCTGCTCGAGGACCCAGGGATTATACTTAGGTGAAGTAATCATAAATACAGAGGAAAGGTGACACCCAAAGATGTTCCTTGCAGAGGACTGTCATGGTGAAAAAGTTTAATTGGAAACTGTTGAAAATCTCCACTCCTGTGGGATGAGTTAGCTCAGGCTCATCCACTTGGTGGAGTAGCTCATAAAGGACAATACCAGGGAGTTCCTGAGACCGTGGGAACAGGTATGATGCAGCGTCGGGTTAGAACACGGTTCACATCTGCATTTGCAGAATGAGCTTGGTTATATAAAAACCTATCTTGTGGACACAAGAAAACTAGAAAGGTTTAGCGCGTCCTACGAGCAGGCTTTAGGTGGAGGAGATTCAGTGAACTGTCTTCCCTTGAAGCCTCACCAGGGCCCCTGAGGCCACACAGGTCATGGCAGTCCTTCCGATAGGCTGCCCGTCCTTCCTTCATCCAACGCAGTCAGAAACTAGGGGCCGATCCCGTGCCTGGCCCTGGGACTCTGGGAGTCCTGGCCTCCCAGAGCTCACCACAGTTCAGCGGGGGCACAGAAGGGATCAGGTCCTCCCTGTCCGTTGTAGAAAATGCTGTGGCGATGGCCCTTTGGGGTGCCAGGGGCGAGTCTGGCTTACGGGTAGGGGGCAGGTCCAGGAGTAGGGGGCGGGGCAAGAACAGCTCCAGGAACTACAGGGCATCTAAACTGAAGGATAAAGAGTTTTCGGGGCCAGATATGCTCAGGTGTGTCACTGCCCTGCTGGCCTCCTGGGATCCCAGATGCTTCTaaatctccccaccccccaccaagctTCCTTGGTTATTATTCTTGTCTAAGTATTTTTCCAGATGCATCTCAGAACTGTTGTTAAGTTTCTAAAAACACATCATGTTGGAGTTGCATTACATTTATGGGGCGCCTTGGGAGAGCGGCTGTCTTTCCAACGAGAGCAGTGTCACACTCCTTGTTCTAATTGTCACCATTCAGAGAGCCCCCGCCGAGGCGCTGGTGTAACACCTGCCAGGTCTACTACATGGGTGACCTGATCCAACACCGCAGGACGCAGGACCACAAGGTATGAGCTGCAGGGGCACCCACACGTGCTGTCTCCCTGCCATGGGGCTTGTGGGGGTCCTCCTGGcagctcttctctctccccctgccctgtgtCTGTCCTCCATTGCCACCTGCCATCCTGTCTCGAAGCCCACGACGCAGGGAGGGGCTGTGTGTGCCCATGTTCTGGGAAAGGGGTGGAGCACAACCAGCTGATGACAGATGTGGAGGCCTGCAAGTGGGAGAGGAGGTGTTACTGGGCACAGCCTGGCTGCCCCTGGGGACACCGCCCGCCACCCGCTTGGCCTGCCCTCCTTTCATCAGATCGCCAAGCAATCCCTGCGACCTTTCTGCACTGTTTGCAACCGCTATTTCAAGACGCCCCGCAAGTTTGTGGAGCACGTGAAGTCCCAGGGGCACAAGGACAAAGCCAAGGAGGTAACCCCCAGCTCCCTCGGAGGACATGGGCCCAGAGAGGCACAGAGCCTTGGCCGAGACCACACAGTGGGCTGAGGTTTATCCCGGCCTAAACTCGGCAGGTCTGGAGGGATTGGGActctcgggggtgggggtggggtggcaccTCGTGTGCCCAGAGCTGACCTGAGCCCTGGCCCATTCCCCTGGGCAGCTGAAGTTGCTCGAGAAGGAGCTAGCCGGTCAAGATGAGGACCACTTCATCACAGTGGACGCTGTGGGCTGCTTTGAGggtgatgaggaggaggaggaggaagaggaagatgaagaagaagagatCGAGGTGGAGGAGGAATTCTGCAAGCAGGTGCTTAGGGGCGGAGGGGGCGTGGGAGGCAGGCTGGAGGCTGGACTCCCAGCCCAGGCGGGACCTCACCCCGCctcccaggggccaggggccGACGAGCTGACATTTGTAGGCAGTAAGGCCTGCCATGATTTAGTGTGAACAGGACTCTATTCCCTATGACTCGGTGTAAATACACATCATGAGGACGGCAGGGTGGCCAGCTGCAGGACCTCGAAGCCTGGCTGAAATCTTGACCTGTGTTTAGGGAGGGAAAGGGTGTCTTAGGCCAATAAGGGCATGGAGAGAACTATGCGGGGTACACAGAATTCTGTCAGCATGAGGTGAGGTTGATGACGATAATAGCCGTCAGCACTTTCTGagcatttattatatgccaggcatgtACCCACCGCTTTCCTGACTGAATCTCACCAACTTGGACGCCAGGAAGCGAGACTCCAGAGCCCGTACTCCGAACGCCCCAGCTCCCTCCCACGAGCGAGGAGCTGGAGGAGCTGGAGGAACTTGGGTTCTCTTCGtgttaagaaatgaaaagcagcTGCTCTGAGCCAGGCCCTGGTGCTGGCCGTGGGGATATGTGGAGGGCACGGCCCCTGCCCGCCCAGAGCTTGCCCGTTGCCAGTCCAGAGTAGTGAGGGGTAGCCTGAGGGGCACATGGAGGGGTGCAAGGGCGATCCTCAGCCCTAAGCAGGTTTGGGGTGAGGCCACTTTGTTACATGCAATCAGCACTGGCCTGACCTCAGGCAAGCCCCTCGGCTTCTCGGAGCCCCAATTCTTCTGCTTAGAAGTAACGGTCCCAGCTCAGGCTGTGAGGGTGGGCCAAAGCCCAGGGTGGCAAAGGGGAGTGGTTGTCGCCCTTGGAAGGCACATTTGCCTGGTAAGTGAGGAGGGCACTGCTAAGTGTGGTGGGGCTGCCATGGCTGGAGTTGGATGGCCTCGTCTGGAAGGGGCTCGCATCCAGCCGGTGAGACAAGGAGTCCCTGATCACCTGAAACCCAGCTCCCCTGGGACTGAGGTCACTGCAATATCAAGAATTCAGGGAGCTGGCACGGGGGGCTCGTGGTTAAGAGTGTAACCAGGGTTAGGGCTCACCAGGGTTAACTACTCTGCTCCTCTATAAACCCTGGGCAAGTGAGTTAATGTGcgtggacctcagtttcctcttatgTAAGATGGGTGAACCTAGGAAGGTTGTTACGGGATTCAGAGAGGACACTCGTGATGTGTTGCGCACACGTGGCATGGATTATGGTCACTGTGGAagcaggagggcttcctggaggagaggacTGATTGAGCTGAACTCAAAAAGTATAGATTGGGAAGGACAATCTGGCAGGATCAGCTTGTGCAAAGGCTCAGAAAATGCCACCCACAACCTCCCGGATATATTCCTCCTGGGAATCAAGGGGGCGGTGTTGAAGAATGTGGGTGGAAACCAGGCCCCACCAGCGTTTGGGAGGAGCTCAGGGGAAGCTTGAACCAAGGCCCACACTTGCATATTTCTAGGTGAGGTCCAGAGATATATCCATAGAGGAGTGGAAAGGCTCGGAGACCTATAGCCCCAATACCGCATACGGTAAGACCCTAGCCCTGACCCCACTGCAGGAGAGGCCAGGCAGCCTCTCCCCttgtcctcttctctcctctcaccTGGAGGGTGGGCAAGCAAATGGGCTCTTAGAGAGGGAGGGCCACCGGGTTGGCATGGGGGATAAGTGCATAGACGCTGCCGCCCCACAGGTGTGGACTTCCTGGTGCCCGTAATGGGCTACATTTGCCGCATCTGCCACAAGTTCTACCACAGCAACTCGGGGGCACAGCTCTCCCACTGCAAGTCCTTGGCCCACTTCGAGAACCTGCAGGTGAGCTGGGCCTGCTGCTCCACCCGCCCACCCACCCTAGCTGCCGGGCATGGCCAGCAGCCACCTTCCTCCTGTGTTTGGCCTCAGCCCAGGGAGGGAAcctgagcaggggtggggcccagcTCTTTGTGCTATTGTTCTGGGGGGAGCTGAGGGCCAGGGCTGTTAGCTCCAGAGCTCTGGCCTGGGGAGGCTGAGTGCATCATAcagggtcacacacacacacacacacacacacagtcacagcATGTCCGATGCAGTCTCAGCCAGGCTGGGGAGGCAGCTGCTGGGAGGGAGCATATGAGGTGGGCAGGAGGCCCTGCCTTACCTGTACCTTCTGTGTCTAGAAATACAAGAAGGCCAAGAACCCCAGCCCTACCAGCAGGCCCGTGAGCCGCCGGTGTGCAATCAACGCCCGGAACGCCTTGACTGCTCTGTTCACTTCTGGCGGCCGCACACCCACCCAGCCCAGCACCCAGGACACAGCTAAAACCCCCAGCAAGGTGACAGcccaaccccctccacccccactacCACGGCGCTCAACCCGCCTCAAAACCTGATAGAGGGAGCGCCTCAGGACCACCCCGTCTGGGTCTCAGTCTGCTATGCGTTTTAGAAGTCTTGTGTGGAAATTCTGACACGGTTGGTGTTTTTACTGAAAATCTAATAAAAGAAGGTAGTTTGGCCGTACAGTGCCCACCAGCCCTTCTGTCTGGGTGGATAGGGGCAGGGGATACCCCAGCCTGCTATCAGCCAACACCCACCCTCTTTAGGCATGGTGTGGTGGCCGGAGCCAGAAGGCCACAggcaggctccctgagcagggcCTCTGGGGTCACAAGGCATTTTATCCCTCACAGCCTGTTTCCCTCTTTAATGGGGTTATCAGGGCTAGGAAAGCACCTTCACCTTCAACTcagatctcatttaatcctcacagggACCCTAGGGGGCAGGTCTTATTGTGGTCCCCAAATtgtaggtgaagaaactgaggcctagcgaggtcaagtgacttgctaGAGGTCATGCATCTGATGAGTGGCCAGGATTTGCCTCAGGCCTGGGCTCTGGACCCCTGTGCTGGCCTCTCTCCAGCTGGACTCTGGAAACTGAAGTGTAGGCAAAGGGGACCTCCCTGTCCTCTGGTTCTGAGTTTGTGGTTCAATAGCAGGGGCCCACCCTTCTTGTCAGGTGACCCTAAGATGAATCATCAGCGAATGGGGCCCAGGAGGAGTTGGTTCTTTAGTTCTGctatttcctcatttg from Zalophus californianus isolate mZalCal1 chromosome 13, mZalCal1.pri.v2, whole genome shotgun sequence includes these protein-coding regions:
- the CIZ1 gene encoding cip1-interacting zinc finger protein isoform X4, with protein sequence MCRGRLHGPSHPSPARGPWIAGQWRPGEVGWGRSFSKSPAMSPPDDRPLRETDRPRARSRRFPGRRTRGGRPAPPRAPSQPPAAPAAAEAPATMFNQQQQQQLQQLQQQQLLQLLQQSPPQAPLPMAVSRGLPQQQPQQQLLNLQGANSASLLNGSVLQRALLLQQLQGLDQFAMPPATYDSTGLTMPTATLGNLRGYNLAAPNLTAPSLTPPQLATPNLQQFFPQATRQSLLGPPPVGVPMNPSQINLSGRTPQKQARTPSSTPPQRKDSSSQTIPVEDKSDPPEGSEEAVESRTNTPEDQDSPPCPDDITKEKRTLAPLPESCEASEPPAKRSKSSELPTERGPPGQLQAKVQPRARTTAPKQTQTPELLPEPPEARVLPPLQPRVLQIQAPVQAQAQAQPLTPPADAPVQRRLQKQAQTQTSPDHVGPQPLRKEAELQRQVPPKARPQPPPLPQPLLPPPQPQKQAQTQTCPQAQSPEQPPRQPPGPSPGQPPDQTEGQPQPPPRVSVPALEPASVPDHCVVLETPPDKGDSGADLEEASPEPGGAQVSVESQEDLTSGLDVGECEKRAREMLGVWGAGGSLKVTILQSSDSRAFSTVPVTPMPRAGDSASAALAAASTPSKQTLQFFCYLCKANCSSQQEFQNHMSGAQHQQRLGEIQHMSQACLLSLLPVPRDVLEREDEEPPPRRWCNTCQVYYMGDLIQHRRTQDHKIAKQSLRPFCTVCNRYFKTPRKFVEHVKSQGHKDKAKELKLLEKELAGQDEDHFITVDAVGCFEGDEEEEEEEEDEEEEIEVEEEFCKQVRSRDISIEEWKGSETYSPNTAYGVDFLVPVMGYICRICHKFYHSNSGAQLSHCKSLAHFENLQKYKKAKNPSPTSRPVSRRCAINARNALTALFTSGGRTPTQPSTQDTAKTPSKNASTTRVIQGPAQNASSSKKPSLVSTRNHHSLLHGHS
- the CIZ1 gene encoding cip1-interacting zinc finger protein isoform X1, coding for MCRGRLHGPSHPSPARGPWIAGQWRPGEVGWGRSFSKSPAMSPPDDRPLRETDRPRARSRRFPGRRTRGGRPAPPRAPSQPPAAPAAAEAPATMFNQQQQQQLQQLQQQQLLQLLQQSPPQAPLPMAVSRGLPQQQPQQQLLNLQGANSASLLNGSVLQRALLLQQLQGLDQFAMPPATYDSTGLTMPTATLGNLRGYNLAAPNLTAPSLTPPQLATPNLQQFFPQATRQSLLGPPPVGVPMNPSQINLSGRTPQKQARTPSSTPPQRKGPVTAALGPGCTYTGGRQMSEPVSERKQDSSSQTIPVEDKSDPPEGSEEAVESRTNTPEDQDSPPCPDDITKEKRTLAPLPESCEASEPPAKRSKSSELPTERGPPGQLQAKVQPRARTTAPKQTQTPELLPEPPEARVLPPLQPRVLQIQAPVQAQAQAQPLTPPADAPVQRRLQKQAQTQTSPDHVGPQPLRKEAELQRQVPPKARPQPPPLPQPLLPPPQPQKQAQTQTCPQAQSPEQPPRQPPGPSPGQPPDQTEGQPQPPPRVSVPALEPASVPDHCVVLETPPDKGDSGADLEEASPEPGGAQVSVESQEDLTSGLDVGECEKRAREMLGVWGAGGSLKVTILQSSDSRAFSTVPVTPMPRAGDSASAALAAASTPSKQTLQFFCYLCKANCSSQQEFQNHMSGAQHQQRLGEIQHMSQACLLSLLPVPRDVLEREDEEPPPRRWCNTCQVYYMGDLIQHRRTQDHKIAKQSLRPFCTVCNRYFKTPRKFVEHVKSQGHKDKAKELKLLEKELAGQDEDHFITVDAVGCFEGDEEEEEEEEDEEEEIEVEEEFCKQVRSRDISIEEWKGSETYSPNTAYGVDFLVPVMGYICRICHKFYHSNSGAQLSHCKSLAHFENLQKYKKAKNPSPTSRPVSRRCAINARNALTALFTSGGRTPTQPSTQDTAKTPSKNASTTRVIQGPAQNASSSKKPSLVSTRNHHSLLHGHS